DNA from Polyangiaceae bacterium:
AGGCGGAACCTTGACGGGAGTGGCGGCGCCCGGCGACGTGGATCTGTTCACCTACTTCGGCAACGACACGATCACTTGTTCGGTGAATCCCTATGCCAAGACCGACGACTCGGGTTTTCGATTGTGCATGTGGGCGCAATGCGCGGACGGCAAGGACACGACGATCAAGACGTGTGGCAGCGGCACCGCCACCGACGGCCCCGGAGGGCTGAAAGGGTGCTGCGCTCAGGCCCCGGTCGCCCTCGAGATCGAGCACGATTGCCCGGGGTTGACCGACAACGACTCGGGAGCGATCTACATCCAGATCGACCAAGCGTCGGCCTGCACCAGCTACACCGTCGACTACCACTTCTGAGGCATGTCGGCAGAATGCTCGCCACGGCGATCATTCCGTGGACATGTTCGAGTATGTCCGGCGAAATGCTCACGAATCTGAGCAATTCGTTTCGATAGCTTGCCGCGTCAGCCGCGTCACGCGTCACGCGTCACGCAATCCGCACGTCGACGCGCTCGAGGGTATCCGGACGAATCGCCCACTTGGCTACGCCGCGCTCGACGAGCACGACCTGACCCGGTCGAAACGGCGGAAAGCTCGGGGACTGGGTCAGCAAGGCGCCCAGCGCGCTGATCGTCGGCTCGTGTCCGACCACGGCTACCTCCAGACCGTGGTTGAAGGCTTCTTCCGCAACGAGTCGCGGCGGCAATCCCGGTGCGAGCGCGAAGTAGGATTCGATGGTTCCGGTGTAGCCCATGCCCTGCGCCAGCAGCTCCGCGGTCTGCACCGCACGCACCAAGGGGCTCGTCAAGATGGCGTCGAAGCGGATGGCGTCCTCGGCCAACCGCTTGCCAACGGCACGCGCGGTCTTGCGACCATCGAGGGTCAAGAAGCGCTGCTCGTCCGAGCGGCGCGCCCCCTCGCTGATGGCTTGCGCGTGACGGACGAGAAACAACTTCACGCTTTGGACTTTGCCCGCGCCGCGGTGCGGGCACAAGCCGGGCGGATCGGCCCACAGGAACTCGCCCGTGGCAGCACCGCCCCAGCGAAAAACCGGGCAAGAACCGGGCAAACGTCGGGAAAATCTTGCGCCGAGGCCGTCCTTGACCGGGCCGGGGCCCCTAGCTAGCTTCACTGCCCCGCGACGCGCTCCGCCTCCGCGACGCGCCCTCGCGGGGAACACAACGAGAGGCGATTTCTGCGGTGCGTGGCACTGCTTAGGTGAGGAGTTTTCGATGGCAACGAAGATCGCGATCAACGGTTTTGGCCGCATCGGCCGCTGCGTGCTCCGCGCGCTGACGGAGCAGAAGGTGACCGACTTGGAGGTCGTGCACATCAACGACCTGACCGACACGCGCGTGCTTGCGCATCTGCTCAAGTATGACTCGATTCATCGCGGCTTCACGGCAGCGCCCGTGGGCCACAAGGACGCGGGCATCAGCATCGGCGGCAAGGACATCGCCGTCAGTGCCATCCGTGACCCCAAGGAGCTGCCGTGGAAGAGCCTCGGCGTGGACCTGGTGTTCGAGTGCACCGGTCTCTTCACGGACAAGGCCAAGGCCATTGCGCATGTCGAAGCAGGCGCCAAGAAGGTGCTGATCAGCGCCCCCGCCAAGAACCATGACAAGACGATCGTGATCGGCGTCAATGACAACGAGTATGACCCCGCCAAGCACCAGGTCATCTCCAATGGTTCCTGCACCACGAACTGCCTGGCCCCCATGGCCAAGGTCATGGTCGACACCTTCGGCGTCAAGTACGGGCTGATGACGACGATTCACTCGTACACCAACGACCAAAACCTGCTCGACTTGCCGCATCGCAAGGGCGACCTGCGTCGCGCCCGCGCTGCTGCGGTCAGCATGATTCCGACCAGCACCGGCGCGGCCAAGGCCATCTCCGAGGTGATTCCGGAGCTGAAGGGCAAATGCGACGGCATGGCCATGCGCGTGCCGACGGTCGACGTTTCCGTCGTGGATTTCGCGGTGCAGACCGAGAAACCCGTCAGCGTGGATGCCATTCACAAGGCAATGAAGGCGGCTGCCGAGAGTGGCCCGCTAGCCAAGGTGTTCGATTACACCGAAGAAGAGCTGGTGAGCAGCGACTACATCGGCAACCCGGCGTCGAGCATCTTCGATGCAACGCTGACGCGCGTGCAGGGTGATAACTTCGCCAAGGTGTTCGCCTGGTACGACAACGAGTGGGGCTTCTCCTGCCGCATGATCGACCTGGCGCGCCTGGTGGCGCAGAAGGGCTGAGTGCGTCATGGCAATGCTCGATGGTATTCAGTGTGTCGACGAGCTGGAACTCGCCGGTGAGCGCGTGTTCATCCGCGTCGATTTCAACGTGCCCTTGGACAAGAAGACCGGGGCCATCACCGACGACGAGCGCATCGTCGCCGCGCTGCCTACCATCGAGCACGTCGTGAACAGCGGCGCGAAGGTCATCCTCGCGTCGCACCTGGGTCGCCCGAAGGGCAAGCCCAGCCCTGAGTTCTCGATGGAGCGCGTGGGCGCGCGCTTGGCCGAGCTGACGAAGATGGAAGTGCACGTGCCCGACGATTGCATCGGCGAATCGCCGAAGAAGGTGATCGCCGACCTGCGAGACGGGCAAGTTTGCCTGCTGGAAAACCTGCGTTTTCATGCCGAAGAAGAAAAGAACGAGGAAGCCTTCGTGCGCGAGCTCGCCAAGCTGTGCAGCGCGTACGTCAACGACGCCTTTGGCGCAGCCCACCGCGCCCACGCCAGCGTCGACGGCCTGGCACGCCTGACGGACAAGCGCGCCATGGGCTTCTTGCTGAAGCGAGAGGTGGAGTCCCTGTCGCGGGTGCTGGAAAAACCGGAGCGGCCCTTCGTGGCGGTGCTGGGTGGCGCAAAGGTCACCGACAAGATTGGGGTGATCGAAGCGCTGCTCGAGAAGTGCGACGCCATCTGCATCGGCGGCGCAATGGCCAACACGCTGCTCGCGGCCAAGGGCCACGACATGCGGGCCTCCAAGCTGGAGCAAGACTGGCTGGCAGCAGGTCGCACCCTGTTGGAAAAGGCAGAGCGCAAGGGCGTGAAGATCCTCCTGCCTCACGACGTCGTCGTCGGCAGCGGTCTCGATGCGAACGAGGGACAGACCGTGAAGGTCGGTGAGCTGCCTCCCGATGTCATGGCGCTCGACGTTGGCCCGGCCACGGTCGAGGCCATCCGCGGTCAGGTGTTGGGCGCGAAAACGGTGTTCTGGAACGGTCCCATGGGCTTGTTCGAGAACGACGCCTTCGCCTCGGGCACCTGGGGCGTGGCCCAAGCCCTGGTGGACAGCGATGCCTTCACCGTGGTGGGCGGCGGCGACAGCGCCGCGGCCGTGCGCAAGGCGGGGCTGGAGGACAAGGTCAGCTTCGTCTCTACCGGTGGTGGCGCCGCCTTGGAGCTGGTCGAAGGCAAGCGCCTTCCCGGCGTAGAGGCACTTCGCAAAGTTCGAGACTGATCCACAAAGGACTGGAGTTCATCGTCATGAAGCGTCGACCGCTGATCGCTGGAAACTGGAAGATGTACAAGGGTGGCGCCCAAGGAGTGGCGCTGGCTCGCGATGTCGTGAACGCCTGCGGAGATCTAGCGGCGACGGACGTGGTGATTGCACCGCCCTTCACTGCGCTGGCTGCGGTCGCTCACGAACTGAGCGGCAGCCGGGTGGGGCTGGCAGCGCAGAACCTGCACCCCAAGCCGGAAGGCGCGTTCACCGGCGAAGTGAGCGCGCCCATGTTGAAAGAGGCTGGGTGCGGCTGGGTCATCATCGGTCACAGCGAACGACGCCAGTACTTTGGAGAAACCGACGATTCGGTGCGCGAGAAGGTCGCAGCAGCGCTCGAAGCAGGGTTGCATCCCATCGTTTGCGTGGGGGAGACCCTGCAGGAGCGCGAGGGGGGCAAGACAATGGAGGTCGTGTTCCGACAACTGGATGCCTTCGCCAAGCTGCTGGCGGCTCGCCCGGCCTTCGGCGTGATCGCCTACGAGCCGGTCTGGGCCATCGGGACGGGCAAGGTGGCCGGCCCGGAGCAGGCTGAGGAGGTCCACGCGGCGCTGCGTGGTCGTCTTGGCGAAATCTCCAATGATTTCGCGGATCAAGTCCGTATTCTCTACGGCGGTAGCGTCAAGCCCGACAACGCCCTGGGGCTTTTCGGTTGTGCGAACGTAGACGGCGCGCTAGTGGGAGGCGCCTCGCTGTCCGCCGATGGCTTCGTGAAGATCGTCCAGGCAGCGCCTACTCCAGTCTAGTGCCATGGGTGAGCTACTCAAAACCCCGATCACCGTCATTCACGTCATCGCGTGCTTGTTCCTGATGCTCACGATCCTGATCCAGCCGGGCAAGTCCGGCGGAATGGGGGCGCTGACGGGCGCGGGCGCCCAGCAGGTGTTCGGCGGACGGGGAGCTGGCAATTTCCTAACCCGGATCACCTGGGCGACGGCGACGATCTTCTTCGTCACCAGCATCACCCTGGCGTTTCTCTCCACCAGCACCGACGAATCGTTGCTGAAGCGTAGCGTCAAGCCTACGCCCGAGAAGGTGGAGATCGGCCAAGGGAGTCCGAAGCCTGCCAGCTCGAAGTAGCGGCGCGCCGAGCCGTGTCCGAGGCACGCGCGAGGTCGCGATCGCCCTCGGCTTCAAACTGCTGGTCTCTTGCGGAATCCTGGCGTCGGGCTTTCGCGCGCTATCGGACGACGACTACGCGCGCTTGGTCATCGCCCAGCGTTTCGCCGTCAACCCGCGCTTCGACCCCAGCGAAACCAGCTGGCTCCCTTTTCCCTTTTGGCTGACGGGAAGCGTCATGGCGCTGCTGGGTCGCGAGCCCTGGGTCGCGCGTGCCGTGGCCGTCGCCTCGGGTGTGGTGGCGGTGCTGTTGTGCTTCTTGGCCGCGCGGCGCTTGGGCGCCTCGCCGCGCGCCGCGCTCCTTGGCTGTCTGGTCGCCAGCGCCTTTCCCTACTCGGCTTGGCTGGGCGTCGCCACGGTGCCGGAGTTGCTCACAGCGGCGCTGATCGTGTTTGCAGCCGCTTGTGCGAGTGATGCGCCAAGCGGGCGCGGACGCTTGCTGGGCGCGCTGGCCTTGATGGCGGCGAGCCTGTCCCGCTACGAAGCGTGGCCGGTTGCAGGTGTCTACGCGATTCTGTGCTTGGCCGACGCACGCGAAGCGCCGCGCGCCGGGCTGGCTGCGGTCATTGCCGTGGCGGGTCCGCTGGCCTGGATGGTCCACGGCGTGCTTCACCATGACAGCGCGCTCTTCTTCGTGAAGCGCGTGGCCGACTACCAACGCGCGATCGGAGCATCGCCAGAGTCCTGGGCCCTCGCGGCGCTGCACAAGCCGTTGGCCTACTTCCGTACCGAACCCGAGCTGACGGGAAGTGTCGTGCTGCTGGGCGCCTATTGCCGCCGGCACGGCGTGCGGATCTTCCGACGGACGCGCCGAACTTGGTGGTGTTTGGGCGCCTTGCTGGCCTTCTTGGTCGCTGCAGATGTGCGTGGCGCGTCCGCGACGCACCACGCAGAGCGCGTACTGCTCGCGCCTTGGCTCATGAGCGCACTCGCGCTCGGGACCATGGCGCTCGCCCTCGGCGCACCCAGTAGGAGCGGCAGAACGCGCTTGCCGACGGTGGCACTCGTCGGCCTACTCCTCGTCGCGTCCGCATGGCTCCGACCGTGGTTCGCTCGGCGCGACGGATTCATCGATCGCAGCGTGCACTTGGCCCTGGGACACGCGGCCCGACTCGCTGCGCCCGGGCAACGCGTCGTGGTGGACACACCGGACTTCGCTTTCTACGCAATCCTGGCCGGACACACGGATCCGCGGCTGGCGCTTCCCCTGGACGACATGGATCCGCGCCACGCCCGAGAAGAAGACGCATTCCAAAGCTGCGAAGCGCTTTCCCGCACCATGCATGCGCGGGGAGCGACTTTGCTGGTCACCACCGGAGCCTCCCACCGCAAGCTGGCTCGAGGATGCTATGAAGAAGTCTTGCGCGCCGGCGAATTGTCGTTGCTGCGCTCAGGAAGCGGCGCTCGCGCTCCGGCGCCGCCTCCTTGACGGTGTGCTCGCAAGATCTGCTCGAACTGCTCGAGGAGGAATGGCTTCTGCAGGAATCCCGCAATGCCTCGGGACGCCGCACGGCGCACGGCATCCTCGTGATTGAACCCGCTCATCAGCACGACGGTAGATGAGGCGTCCATCTCGTGAAGCCGCTGTGCGACTTCGATACCGTTCAGCCCCGGCATGGAGACGTCTACCAGGTAGGCGCCGATCTCTTGCCCGCGTGCCTTGGCAAGCAGCAGACCTTCTTCGCCATCCTGAGCACTCAAGACCTGATACCCCGTGTGATGCAGGAGCCGGGTCAGAGTCTTGAGTACGCTTTCGTCATCGTCGATGACCAGAATCGTCCCACGATCGGCCGACCCTTTGGCACGCGGAGAGATGGCCCCTTTGCGCACGGGCAGATACACCTTGAAGCTCGTCCCGCGTCCCTTGGAGCTTTGCACGGTAATGGTACCGTGGTGCGAGCGAACGATGCCATGCACCGCCGCCAAACCAAGACCGTGCCCCGCGGGCTTGGTGGTGAAGAAGGGATCGAAGATCCTCGCCATGACTGCGGGCTCGATCCCCTTGCCCGTGTCCGCCACCTCGATACAGGCGTAGAGGCCCGGTTTGATGGCCGCGTTGGAGCCATTGGCAATGGTCGCTTCGTCCAACTCCACCAAGCTGGTGACGAGATTGATCAACCCACGGTGCCCATCCAGAGCTTCGCCCGCGTTGATCACGAGGTTCATGACGATCTGCTGCAGCTGCGTAGGATCGCCGCGCACGTGCAGATCCGGCGCCAAGTCGAGCTTCACCAGGGCGTCGGACCCGACGCTGACTTGGAGCACCTGCGCCACTTCCTGCACCAAGGGGGACAGCTCGATGTCCTCGTCCTGGAGTCGCCCCCGTCCCGAGTATGCCAATAGCTGCCGGCAGAGGTCGGCCGCTCGACGCGCGGCCATCATGATGTCGGTGAGGCTTGCTAGGGCAACCGGTTGTTCGCGATTGAGCTCCAGAGCCAGTTGGGCGTTGCCCAAGATCGTCACCAACAAGTTGTTGAAGTCGTGCGCGATTCCACCCGCCATCAGGCCCAGGCTTTCGAGCTTTTGGCTCTCCACCATGCGGCGCTCGAGGACGCGCTGTTCCGTGAGGTTCTCGATGGCAGCGTAGCTGGAGAGAACCACGCCTTCGGCGTCGAGTTCGGCCGTCGCCCTCAGCCGCACGGGCACGACGCT
Protein-coding regions in this window:
- the secG gene encoding preprotein translocase subunit SecG; translation: MGELLKTPITVIHVIACLFLMLTILIQPGKSGGMGALTGAGAQQVFGGRGAGNFLTRITWATATIFFVTSITLAFLSTSTDESLLKRSVKPTPEKVEIGQGSPKPASSK
- a CDS encoding phosphoglycerate kinase, whose translation is MAMLDGIQCVDELELAGERVFIRVDFNVPLDKKTGAITDDERIVAALPTIEHVVNSGAKVILASHLGRPKGKPSPEFSMERVGARLAELTKMEVHVPDDCIGESPKKVIADLRDGQVCLLENLRFHAEEEKNEEAFVRELAKLCSAYVNDAFGAAHRAHASVDGLARLTDKRAMGFLLKREVESLSRVLEKPERPFVAVLGGAKVTDKIGVIEALLEKCDAICIGGAMANTLLAAKGHDMRASKLEQDWLAAGRTLLEKAERKGVKILLPHDVVVGSGLDANEGQTVKVGELPPDVMALDVGPATVEAIRGQVLGAKTVFWNGPMGLFENDAFASGTWGVAQALVDSDAFTVVGGGDSAAAVRKAGLEDKVSFVSTGGGAALELVEGKRLPGVEALRKVRD
- a CDS encoding histidine phosphatase family protein, with amino-acid sequence MKLARGPGPVKDGLGARFSRRLPGSCPVFRWGGAATGEFLWADPPGLCPHRGAGKVQSVKLFLVRHAQAISEGARRSDEQRFLTLDGRKTARAVGKRLAEDAIRFDAILTSPLVRAVQTAELLAQGMGYTGTIESYFALAPGLPPRLVAEEAFNHGLEVAVVGHEPTISALGALLTQSPSFPPFRPGQVVLVERGVAKWAIRPDTLERVDVRIA
- a CDS encoding glycosyltransferase family 39 protein, which translates into the protein MVIAQRFAVNPRFDPSETSWLPFPFWLTGSVMALLGREPWVARAVAVASGVVAVLLCFLAARRLGASPRAALLGCLVASAFPYSAWLGVATVPELLTAALIVFAAACASDAPSGRGRLLGALALMAASLSRYEAWPVAGVYAILCLADAREAPRAGLAAVIAVAGPLAWMVHGVLHHDSALFFVKRVADYQRAIGASPESWALAALHKPLAYFRTEPELTGSVVLLGAYCRRHGVRIFRRTRRTWWCLGALLAFLVAADVRGASATHHAERVLLAPWLMSALALGTMALALGAPSRSGRTRLPTVALVGLLLVASAWLRPWFARRDGFIDRSVHLALGHAARLAAPGQRVVVDTPDFAFYAILAGHTDPRLALPLDDMDPRHAREEDAFQSCEALSRTMHARGATLLVTTGASHRKLARGCYEEVLRAGELSLLRSGSGARAPAPPP
- a CDS encoding response regulator; the protein is MVWERFLKAPAMLHSIDRNGRLTQVSDLWLETLGYEREEVVGRPSTDFLTEESRRYAREVVLPEFFATGACTAEYEMVCKDGSVVPVRLRATAELDAEGVVLSSYAAIENLTEQRVLERRMVESQKLESLGLMAGGIAHDFNNLLVTILGNAQLALELNREQPVALASLTDIMMAARRAADLCRQLLAYSGRGRLQDEDIELSPLVQEVAQVLQVSVGSDALVKLDLAPDLHVRGDPTQLQQIVMNLVINAGEALDGHRGLINLVTSLVELDEATIANGSNAAIKPGLYACIEVADTGKGIEPAVMARIFDPFFTTKPAGHGLGLAAVHGIVRSHHGTITVQSSKGRGTSFKVYLPVRKGAISPRAKGSADRGTILVIDDDESVLKTLTRLLHHTGYQVLSAQDGEEGLLLAKARGQEIGAYLVDVSMPGLNGIEVAQRLHEMDASSTVVLMSGFNHEDAVRRAASRGIAGFLQKPFLLEQFEQILRAHRQGGGAGARAPLPERSNDNSPARKTSS
- the tpiA gene encoding triose-phosphate isomerase gives rise to the protein MKRRPLIAGNWKMYKGGAQGVALARDVVNACGDLAATDVVIAPPFTALAAVAHELSGSRVGLAAQNLHPKPEGAFTGEVSAPMLKEAGCGWVIIGHSERRQYFGETDDSVREKVAAALEAGLHPIVCVGETLQEREGGKTMEVVFRQLDAFAKLLAARPAFGVIAYEPVWAIGTGKVAGPEQAEEVHAALRGRLGEISNDFADQVRILYGGSVKPDNALGLFGCANVDGALVGGASLSADGFVKIVQAAPTPV
- the gap gene encoding type I glyceraldehyde-3-phosphate dehydrogenase; amino-acid sequence: MATKIAINGFGRIGRCVLRALTEQKVTDLEVVHINDLTDTRVLAHLLKYDSIHRGFTAAPVGHKDAGISIGGKDIAVSAIRDPKELPWKSLGVDLVFECTGLFTDKAKAIAHVEAGAKKVLISAPAKNHDKTIVIGVNDNEYDPAKHQVISNGSCTTNCLAPMAKVMVDTFGVKYGLMTTIHSYTNDQNLLDLPHRKGDLRRARAAAVSMIPTSTGAAKAISEVIPELKGKCDGMAMRVPTVDVSVVDFAVQTEKPVSVDAIHKAMKAAAESGPLAKVFDYTEEELVSSDYIGNPASSIFDATLTRVQGDNFAKVFAWYDNEWGFSCRMIDLARLVAQKG